The Phytohabitans houttuyneae genome has a segment encoding these proteins:
- a CDS encoding alpha/beta hydrolase family esterase, with protein sequence MRRTLVWTVVAALLVGLAACGDDEPAPAVSGPAPTTAAAVKPAPGQHALTLDHGDATRRFRLHAPAGYDGSKPVPLVIALHPYPGDGLTMSEMVGLDALAEREGFLTAYPDGVNGGFNAFVCCGQEDDVGFLAALAAHLVRGWNVDADRVYLTGISNGGDLSFRAAVEATGVFAAIGVVSGGFIGALPAGADYAPKSPVSVITFIGDQDRYAGEFAEGLVSWRKRLRCAEVKPAPKRPAANVTLSRGRCADGSDIDVYTIGGMGHSWPGATAGAMAARDAGVVATDLIWRFFAAHPRKG encoded by the coding sequence GTGCGACGGACGTTGGTGTGGACGGTGGTGGCCGCCCTGCTGGTCGGCCTCGCCGCGTGCGGTGACGACGAGCCCGCGCCGGCGGTGAGCGGGCCGGCACCGACTACCGCCGCGGCCGTGAAGCCGGCGCCGGGACAGCACGCGCTCACGCTCGACCACGGCGACGCGACCCGCCGCTTCCGCCTGCACGCGCCGGCCGGCTACGACGGCTCCAAGCCGGTGCCGCTGGTGATCGCGCTGCACCCGTACCCCGGTGATGGTCTGACGATGAGCGAGATGGTCGGCCTGGACGCGCTCGCGGAGCGGGAGGGGTTCCTCACCGCGTACCCGGACGGCGTCAACGGCGGCTTCAACGCGTTCGTCTGCTGTGGACAGGAGGACGACGTCGGCTTCCTCGCGGCGCTCGCCGCGCACCTGGTGCGCGGGTGGAACGTGGACGCCGACCGGGTGTACCTGACCGGCATCTCCAACGGCGGCGACCTCAGCTTCCGGGCGGCCGTCGAGGCGACCGGGGTCTTCGCCGCCATCGGCGTGGTGAGCGGCGGCTTCATCGGCGCGCTGCCGGCCGGCGCGGACTACGCGCCGAAGAGCCCGGTCTCGGTGATCACGTTCATCGGCGACCAGGACCGGTACGCGGGCGAGTTCGCGGAGGGCCTGGTGAGCTGGCGCAAGCGGCTGCGCTGCGCCGAGGTGAAGCCGGCGCCGAAGCGGCCGGCGGCCAACGTCACGCTGAGCCGGGGACGCTGCGCGGACGGGAGTGACATCGACGTCTACACCATCGGGGGGATGGGACACTCCTGGCCCGGCGCGACCGCGGGCGCGATGGCCGCGCGCGACGCGGGGGTGGTGGCGACCGACCTGATCTGGCGGTTCTTCGCCGCGCACCCCCGCAAGGGATAG
- a CDS encoding ABC transporter permease: MTTMSYALTDTAVMFRRGLLHMRRYPVLTFMTVFLPVVFLLLFVYVFGGTLGDGLGGAASGSFAGGREAYANYVVPGILLMTVAGTAQGTAITVAMDMTEGIVDRFRTMAIFRPSVLSGHVLGSMVQSLLSLVVVAVLAVATGFRPNATPVEWLAAAGVLMMITFAVVWLSVALGLVTKSVESASNLPMPLLLLPFLGSGFVPTDSMPAALRWFAEYQPFTPVIETLRGLLLGTGIGHSAWLATGWSVAVTAVCFQWAKWLYNRER; the protein is encoded by the coding sequence ATGACCACGATGAGCTATGCGCTGACCGACACCGCCGTCATGTTCCGGCGCGGCCTGCTGCACATGCGGCGCTACCCGGTGCTCACGTTCATGACGGTCTTCCTGCCGGTGGTGTTCCTGCTGCTGTTCGTGTACGTCTTCGGCGGCACGCTCGGCGACGGCCTCGGCGGCGCGGCCAGCGGCTCGTTCGCCGGTGGCCGCGAGGCGTACGCCAACTACGTCGTGCCCGGCATCCTGCTGATGACCGTGGCCGGCACCGCGCAGGGCACCGCCATCACGGTCGCGATGGACATGACCGAGGGGATCGTCGACCGGTTCCGCACGATGGCGATCTTCCGGCCGTCGGTGCTCTCCGGACACGTGCTCGGCAGCATGGTGCAGTCGCTGCTCAGCCTCGTGGTCGTCGCCGTCCTCGCGGTCGCGACCGGATTCCGGCCCAACGCCACGCCGGTCGAGTGGCTGGCCGCCGCCGGCGTGCTCATGATGATCACGTTCGCGGTGGTGTGGCTGTCGGTCGCCCTCGGCCTGGTCACCAAGAGCGTGGAGAGCGCCAGCAACCTGCCCATGCCGCTGCTGCTCCTGCCGTTTCTGGGCAGCGGCTTCGTGCCGACCGACTCGATGCCCGCCGCGCTGCGGTGGTTCGCCGAGTACCAGCCGTTCACGCCGGTCATCGAGACGCTGCGCGGACTGCTGCTGGGCACCGGGATCGGCCACAGCGCCTGGCTCGCGACCGGGTGGAGCGTGGCCGTCACCGCGGTCTGCTTCCAGTGGGCCAAGTGGCTCTACAACCGGGAGCGGTAG
- a CDS encoding DUF2264 domain-containing protein — MTVGYTRADWESLADRLLLAVRPYASPSHALVDLPGPVSRSGAWSDGLEGYARTFLLAAFRVAGAGGADPHGLLPWYARGLAAGTDPASPERWPTLHERRQARVEAASVAIALHETRPWLWDALDEPVRERVVHWLSAFIGTSGYDNNWIWFQNIAEAFLRTVGGPWSKEDIERNLRQHEGWYVGGGWYSDGGSGGGRRQNFDYYSGWAMQFYPLWYSRILGERPDPAWLERLRAFLGEARHLVGSGGAPLFQGRSLTYRFAMLAPFWTGALFGATPLPPGQTRRLAGRVVRHFVDGGSVDARGLLPIGWHGPYPRIRQLYSGPGSPYWASKAFAGLLLPPDDPVWTEPEQPLPAERSDAVVSLRAPGWVVSSTVDDGIVRIANHGSDHLWDRHAEVDDPFYKRHAYATHAAPDLSDRAHREPLDSHVALLDPTGRPSHRGRIERVAQGSHWAVSRCRAMWLHPSGAGAPAAGWYGIRTGPWLTTASALRGPVEVRLVRVDGARVPEPLGEDPEAHWPAEAGPWRVHLGGWAVAGDRVAVDSGEGWARASADGLTGAVYALRGFDDAGVSESDGANPLGARSAVPWARTRAAATPGDVLAAAVVLTGNDRGLPTLPAVEVRDGAVTVRWPGGEVDEVPFD, encoded by the coding sequence GTGACGGTGGGGTACACGCGGGCCGACTGGGAGTCGCTCGCCGACCGGCTGCTGCTCGCGGTACGGCCGTACGCGTCGCCGAGCCACGCGCTCGTCGACCTGCCCGGCCCGGTGAGCCGCTCCGGCGCCTGGAGCGACGGCCTCGAAGGGTACGCGCGCACGTTCCTGCTCGCCGCGTTCCGGGTCGCCGGCGCCGGCGGCGCCGACCCGCACGGGCTCCTGCCGTGGTACGCGCGGGGGCTGGCCGCCGGTACCGACCCGGCCTCGCCCGAGCGGTGGCCCACGCTGCACGAGCGGCGCCAGGCCCGGGTGGAGGCGGCGTCGGTGGCGATCGCGCTGCACGAGACCCGCCCATGGCTGTGGGACGCGCTGGACGAGCCGGTGCGGGAGCGGGTGGTCCACTGGCTGTCCGCGTTCATCGGCACGAGCGGCTACGACAACAACTGGATCTGGTTCCAGAACATCGCCGAGGCGTTCCTGCGCACGGTCGGCGGCCCCTGGTCGAAGGAGGACATCGAGCGCAACCTGCGCCAGCACGAGGGCTGGTACGTGGGCGGCGGCTGGTACTCCGACGGTGGCTCGGGCGGCGGCCGGCGGCAGAACTTCGACTACTACAGCGGCTGGGCGATGCAGTTCTATCCACTGTGGTACTCCCGGATCCTCGGCGAGCGCCCGGACCCGGCGTGGTTGGAGCGCCTCCGCGCGTTTCTCGGCGAGGCGCGGCACCTTGTCGGCTCCGGCGGCGCGCCGCTGTTCCAGGGCCGCTCGCTGACGTACCGCTTCGCGATGCTGGCACCCTTCTGGACCGGGGCGCTCTTCGGCGCCACTCCCCTGCCCCCCGGCCAGACGCGGCGGCTCGCCGGCCGGGTGGTGCGGCACTTCGTGGACGGCGGGTCGGTCGACGCGCGCGGGCTGCTGCCGATCGGGTGGCACGGCCCGTACCCGCGGATCCGGCAGCTCTACAGTGGACCCGGTTCGCCGTACTGGGCCAGCAAGGCGTTCGCCGGGCTGCTGCTGCCGCCGGACGATCCGGTGTGGACGGAGCCGGAGCAGCCGCTGCCGGCCGAGCGGAGCGACGCGGTGGTCTCGCTGCGCGCGCCCGGTTGGGTGGTCTCGTCCACGGTGGACGACGGGATCGTGCGGATCGCCAACCACGGCAGCGACCACCTGTGGGACCGGCACGCCGAGGTGGACGACCCGTTCTACAAGCGGCACGCGTACGCCACGCACGCCGCGCCCGACCTCTCCGACCGCGCGCACCGCGAGCCGCTCGACTCGCACGTCGCCCTGCTCGACCCGACCGGCCGCCCCTCGCACCGCGGCCGGATCGAGCGGGTCGCGCAGGGCTCGCACTGGGCGGTGTCCCGCTGCCGCGCGATGTGGCTGCACCCGTCCGGCGCCGGCGCTCCGGCCGCCGGCTGGTACGGCATCCGCACCGGCCCCTGGCTGACCACCGCGTCCGCCCTGCGCGGCCCGGTCGAGGTCCGCCTCGTCCGGGTGGACGGAGCGCGGGTACCCGAGCCGCTCGGCGAGGACCCGGAGGCGCACTGGCCGGCCGAGGCCGGGCCGTGGCGGGTGCACCTGGGCGGCTGGGCGGTCGCCGGCGACCGGGTGGCCGTCGACAGCGGGGAGGGCTGGGCGCGCGCGTCGGCGGACGGGCTCACCGGCGCGGTGTACGCGCTGCGCGGCTTCGACGACGCCGGCGTGAGCGAGAGCGACGGCGCCAACCCGCTCGGCGCGCGCTCAGCGGTGCCGTGGGCCCGTACCCGCGCCGCCGCCACGCCGGGCGACGTGCTCGCGGCGGCCGTGGTGCTCACCGGCAACGACCGTGGCCTGCCCACCCTTCCGGCGGTCGAGGTGCGGGACGGCGCGGTGACGGTGCGCTGGCCCGGCGGCGAGGTGGACGAGGTCCCGTTCGACTGA
- a CDS encoding ATP-binding cassette domain-containing protein, whose translation MNPPAIQTAGLRKSFGDKLVLDGVDLAVPPATVYALLGPNGAGKTTVVRVLSTLLRPDAGTVRVGGHDVVAEPDAVRALIGVTGQFSAVDNLLTGVENLRLMGDLHHLRRDEVRRRTERLLAHFDLVEAGGKPVQVYSGGMRRRLDLAMTLMGDPRIIFLDEPTAGLDPRSRRGMWQVIRDLVADGVTVLLTTQYLEEADQLADRVAVLDHGRVIAEGTPTALKRRVPGGHIRLRFADAGALATAAALLDGASPDDEALTLVVPGDTGVRSLRALLDRLDSAAVEVDTLSVHLPDLDDVFLALTGPQRREAVA comes from the coding sequence ATGAACCCACCCGCCATCCAGACCGCCGGGCTGCGCAAGTCGTTCGGCGACAAGCTCGTGCTCGACGGGGTCGACCTCGCCGTCCCGCCGGCCACGGTGTACGCGCTGCTCGGCCCCAACGGCGCCGGCAAGACCACCGTCGTCCGGGTGCTGTCCACATTGCTCAGGCCGGACGCCGGCACGGTGCGGGTCGGCGGCCACGACGTCGTGGCCGAGCCCGACGCGGTGCGCGCGTTGATCGGCGTGACCGGGCAGTTCTCCGCCGTGGACAACCTGCTGACCGGCGTGGAAAACCTCCGCCTGATGGGCGACCTGCACCACCTGCGCCGGGACGAGGTGCGGCGGCGCACCGAGCGGCTGCTGGCCCACTTCGACCTCGTGGAGGCCGGCGGCAAACCCGTCCAGGTGTACTCCGGCGGCATGCGCCGCCGCCTCGACCTGGCCATGACGCTGATGGGCGACCCGCGCATCATCTTCCTCGACGAGCCGACCGCCGGCCTCGACCCGCGCAGCCGCCGCGGCATGTGGCAGGTCATCCGCGACCTCGTCGCCGACGGCGTCACCGTCCTCCTCACCACGCAGTACCTGGAGGAGGCGGACCAGCTCGCCGACCGGGTCGCGGTGCTCGACCACGGCCGGGTGATCGCTGAGGGCACGCCGACCGCGCTCAAGCGGCGCGTGCCGGGCGGCCACATCCGCCTGCGGTTCGCCGACGCGGGCGCGCTCGCCACGGCCGCGGCGCTGCTCGACGGCGCCAGCCCGGACGACGAGGCGCTGACGCTGGTGGTGCCGGGCGACACGGGCGTGCGGTCGCTGCGCGCGCTGCTCGACCGCCTCGACAGCGCCGCGGTCGAGGTCGACACGCTCTCCGTGCACCTGCCCGACCTCGACGACGTCTTCCTGGCCCTGACCGGCCCGCAGCGGCGGGAGGCCGTCGCATGA
- a CDS encoding EXLDI protein: MPNKTIYVSDDDLPLFRRAQELAGGNLSAAISTAVRRYVDIEEGRQEGYDEIIVRIGPGKGRKQRFSGVLLGEWGRSTSQRFEIFRVYRSRTGKFVVHVERSAQMTSDSEKWTTGWRSWVGNWSSGQAWGVTAPESVLHIAGTLAELRDLLPPELYEMVADMADQPPIEDLDI; the protein is encoded by the coding sequence ATGCCGAACAAGACGATCTACGTGTCCGACGACGACCTGCCCCTCTTCCGCCGGGCCCAGGAGCTTGCCGGGGGCAACCTGTCGGCGGCGATCTCCACGGCTGTGCGCCGCTACGTCGACATCGAGGAGGGTCGGCAGGAGGGGTACGACGAGATCATCGTGCGGATAGGTCCGGGCAAGGGCCGCAAGCAGCGGTTCTCCGGCGTGCTGCTGGGCGAGTGGGGGCGGTCCACGAGCCAGCGGTTCGAGATCTTCCGGGTCTACCGCTCGCGCACCGGCAAGTTCGTCGTCCACGTCGAGCGCTCGGCGCAGATGACCAGCGACAGCGAGAAGTGGACCACCGGCTGGCGCTCCTGGGTGGGCAACTGGAGCAGCGGCCAGGCGTGGGGCGTCACCGCGCCGGAGTCGGTCCTGCACATCGCCGGCACCCTCGCGGAGCTGCGCGACCTGCTCCCCCCGGAGCTGTACGAGATGGTCGCCGACATGGCCGACCAACCCCCCATCGAAGACCTCGACATCTGA
- a CDS encoding helix-turn-helix domain-containing protein — MITLRLTPADLGRVRLVPRPHPVGAAVLASQALRGTAAPGPLRHLLPARGMLPDFVTPYQGLDSLEAGLDAIRATPRRRVRADVARAYAHLPATPWRRRLAAGDRDAVELLASALRAWFDKQLRPQWNDLELAHRRWVDRAAREWAVSGVDGVLGGIGPSVRWSSPVLEMESWWSADLAGSGEGLVLAPSPFAGPRPRLLVEPGRPALLVFAVAPPAAADTEALARLLGRTRAEVLRRLGEPGRHTTTALAKAAGISLPSASEHAAALRAAGLLSSEREGGAVVHRLTPLGVEVRRGG, encoded by the coding sequence GTGATCACGTTGCGGCTGACTCCGGCGGACCTGGGTCGGGTGCGCCTCGTGCCCCGCCCCCACCCGGTCGGCGCCGCCGTCCTCGCCAGCCAGGCGCTGCGCGGCACCGCGGCACCCGGCCCGCTGCGGCACCTGCTGCCGGCGCGCGGGATGCTGCCCGACTTCGTCACGCCGTACCAGGGGCTCGACTCGCTGGAAGCGGGGCTCGACGCGATCCGCGCCACGCCCCGCCGGCGGGTGCGGGCCGACGTGGCACGGGCGTACGCGCACCTGCCGGCCACGCCGTGGCGGCGCCGGCTCGCCGCCGGTGACCGGGACGCGGTCGAGCTGCTCGCGTCCGCGCTGCGGGCGTGGTTCGACAAGCAGCTGCGTCCACAGTGGAACGACTTGGAACTTGCCCACCGCCGCTGGGTGGACCGGGCCGCGCGGGAGTGGGCGGTCTCCGGCGTGGACGGCGTGCTCGGCGGCATCGGTCCGAGCGTGCGGTGGTCGTCGCCGGTACTCGAAATGGAAAGCTGGTGGAGCGCGGACCTGGCCGGCAGCGGCGAAGGCCTCGTGCTCGCGCCCAGTCCCTTCGCCGGTCCGCGGCCGCGGCTGCTGGTCGAGCCCGGACGCCCGGCCCTGCTGGTGTTCGCGGTGGCGCCGCCGGCGGCGGCCGACACCGAGGCGCTCGCCCGGCTGCTCGGGCGGACCCGGGCCGAGGTGCTGCGGCGGCTGGGCGAGCCGGGCCGGCACACGACGACGGCGCTGGCGAAGGCGGCGGGCATCAGCCTGCCGTCGGCCTCGGAGCACGCGGCCGCGCTGCGCGCCGCCGGCCTGCTGAGCAGCGAACGCGAGGGCGGCGCGGTCGTGCACCGGCTCACCCCGCTCGGCGTCGAGGTGCGGCGCGGCGGCTGA